A stretch of the Papaver somniferum cultivar HN1 chromosome 6, ASM357369v1, whole genome shotgun sequence genome encodes the following:
- the LOC113288982 gene encoding probable cinnamyl alcohol dehydrogenase 6: MAIDISTPNHTQVVSGWAAHDESGTIKPFIFKRRENGVDDVTIKILYCGMCHTDLHYTKNDWGMTMYPVVPGHEITGVITKVGRNAKDFKVGDRVGVGCLAASCLDCEHCKDSQENYCEKLQFTYNGIFWDGSVTYGGYSKMLVADRRYVVHVPESLALDAAAPLLCAGITVFSPLKDNNLLQQGPRKKIGVVGLGGLGHVAVKFGKAFGHHVTVISTSPSKEDEAKLRLGADDFIVSTEPRQMQAGRRSLDFILDTVSATHSLGPILELLKVNGTLSMVGAPDKPMDLPAFPLIFGKRTVKGSIIGGIKETQEMLDVCAKYNITCDVEMVKPHQINEALDRLARNDVRYRFVIDTAGPTSSL, from the exons ATGGCAATAGATATCAGTACCCCAAACCACACTCAAGTAGTCTCAGGCTGGGCAGCGCATGACGAATCAGGAACGATAAAACCTTTCATATTCAAGCGAAG AGAGAatggagttgatgatgtaacaatCAAGATACTATACTGTGGGATGTGCCACACTGATCTCCATTACACAAAAAATGACTGGGGAATGACCATGTACCCTGTTGTCCCGGG GCATGAAATAACAGGAGTGATTACGAAAGTAGGAAGAAATGCGAAAGATTTCAAAGTTGGAGACAGAGTTGGAGTTGGATGTTTAGCAGCATCTTGTTTGGATTGTGAGCACTGCAAGGATTCTCAAGAGAATTATTGTGAGAAACTTCAATTTACTTACAATGGCATATTTTGGGACGGAAGTGTTACTTATGGTGGTTACTCCAAGATGCTTGTTGCTGACAGAAG ATATGTCGTGCACGTGCCAGAAAGCTTAGCTCTAGACGCAGCGGCACCACTATTATGTGCTGGGATAACAGTTTTCAGTCCATTGAAAGACAACAATTTACTCCAACAAGGTCCACGAAAGAAGATAGGAGTGGTGGGATTGGGAGGTCTTGGCCATGTAGCTGTAAAATTTGGGAAGGCTTTTGGTCACCATGTTACTGTTATAAGCACTTCCCCTTCCAAAGAGGACGAAGCCAAATTGCGTCTAGGTGCCGATGATTTTATTGTGAGCACCGAACCTCGACAAATGCAGGCTGGGAGGAGGAGCTTGGATTTCATACTAGACACAGTCTCGGCTACACATTCACTCGGCCCCATCTTAGAGCTTCTCAAAGTTAATGGGACTTTGTCCATGGTTGGTGCACCAGATAAGCCCATGGACTTGCCTGCATTTCCTTTAATCTTTG GGAAAAGAACTGTCAAAGGGAGCATTATAGGAGGGATCAAAGAGACACAAGAAATGTTGGATGTGTGTGCCAAGTATAATATCACTTGTGACGTGGAAATGGTGAAGCCACATCAGATCAACGAAGCCTTAGATCGATTGGCACGTAATGATGTTCGTTACCGTTTCGTGATAGACACTGCTGGACCAACTTCTAGTCTTTGA